The genomic DNA ctttctcttttttcatttgcTCTTCACAATGTTTATAGCTCCACCTGATATGCAACTTGCTGTATGACTGTAATATGCTGGAGAAGGGGAAAAAGTAAACATCCCTGCAGCAATTCACCTACCTCACTTCCTCTCCAGCAAAGTCATACACTTTAGTGATCTTCACCGTCTCACTGGACTTACTCCCATTCAGACCTTTATCACTCAATGCTGCACTGCTTGTCGATTGTGTTGATGCCTTTGCCTGATGATAAAACAGAGAGAGTCGAGTGAAATCATACAGGGAGATAAACCAGTTTGTTACTAGCGCACAAGAACATTTTCGCATGACCTGTCCGTTTTCCCAATGCTGGGTGCTGAACTTGTTTTCAAAGCAACATAAAGCATAAGCTTGcaaaatgtaacaatttatggaattaaAAGATCATGCAAAAAATAATTTGCacagaccaggtgaccagatgATCCCTCAATAAACACcttgggaagcatccattttACTGTTTtgcagggaatgcattaataAACTTTTTCGATTACCATTGCAAAATACTTTGGTTTGAAAAACACCAACTTTGTTGCTGTCAGGTAGAtatgctggcaagcaccattccATACGGATTGCAATAATAATCTTCACTTCAGTccataaaaaccaaaaacataatAGAAATTCATATGCTTTCAAAGTGGAAACTTTTGCATTCTTGATTTCTTATCTAAACTTTGGTAATGAGACATCTTTCCTGTCTCTTCCCCACAAGCAGCACATTGTACCTGTGGTGTATATATCCCCTCTTTCCAGTGAttttaaaacataaacaaagcTTTACAACAAGATTTTCATTAGTTTTTCCACCTGACATAGGCCTTATTCAAAGAAGATGTGTCTGCAAGTCACGCATTTCACACACACGTCTCCTGACAAGTGTACCTAAAAACGATACCTCAACTCCATTAAATATTTTGCACCTCTTGTGGACATATGCCACTTTTCCTTTGATAGAAAAACATTTTCAGGTAAGCTTCTATTGTGCTCTGCCATTCTTGAAGGGAAAAACAAATGTAAGCATGATGAATCTACAGTAAGCATGAAAAAATGATGTCAGCAAGCTATACTCTTTGTTCCTTGATTTGGCTTTCCTTGATGGGAATTAGCTTATGAGTTTCACCATGTTGTACCTTTCCTATTGATTGTCCGTTCTGCTGCTGTTGAGATGGCGTGGGCTTGGGCTTGGGTCTCTGCCCAACATCACTCAAGAAGCTGCTCCAAAGGTCATCTGCCTTTTTCTTCAACTTTTCCTCCTTCTTTTTGGCCTCCTCTTCTTTTGCCTCTGCCAATCGTTCCTCAACATTATCTGTTGGAGAAATCAATATGCTGGTTTAATGCATTTTTCGTCATGTCTGATGTGACTCACGTTCTGATAAGAGCAAATGAGAATATGCATTATTTGGATTAATAgtgaaatgattgaaataatAGCAAATCAACCCAATATCAGCGACCTTGCACCTCGGAACACGAGAGATTAGCCCAAAATCTAATCAGCACAGCTACACCTCAAATAGTATACCTGGGCTGGGTACCAAGAAATTCCAAAGAACATTTATTTCCTTAACCTGCAGATAATGAGATTCAAGGTGTATGAGAGAGATGAATGGTTGGACAAGTGATCAAATAGAAggacaataaaaaagaataaaaagacaaTAATGCCTTTGTTACCCTTTCAGGAGGCGGCACAAAAAATCCAAGCCTTTATCAATGTGCTTTTTATTGTATCATTTTCAAGAGCATGACAATGCAATAATACAGTGAATGTAAAGGCTGAAAGACAAAGAACCCTATAAAGCTATTGGCAAAATGTTCAGTTTGAATGATCAAGTGCTTGTCCTAGAACACCAAGTGGTAAGAAAGAAGTTTATCAGTCTTTCAGTCATAGACAAGTTATTGAGGGAATACAAGAACAACTTGCATACAAATAAAGTGAGAAACAAACCTGTTCCACCTCCCTCATTTTGCTCTTCAGCGGCGACATCTGCCAGGGCATTCCAACCTTTCCTCCTGGACAGTGATTGACACAAATAGTCATACAAAACCATTCATTGATTTTGCCTTGTTTAAAAGTTTACGATTACACTTCAAGCATGGGAATCTATAAAGCCTGACTGAAcaaaatacatcagtgaaacatttgttgtttgtttctttacaaTATATGTCTGGCGGCATGTTTTGTGAAgcttgcatttttctttttttttttcgaataccACTGCCACCCTGTCTCCTCTTCAAATAACAACTTCAAAACAGTCATCAGAAAGATATTTTTCCCAGTTCATTATAAATTTGCAGATCTCACTTTCAAACATTTCAGGAAAGCCGAGATGCTATGCCAAAACTAAGAAACTATCAGGATTGTTTACATTCTACGCACATATGGAGCAAACAAAACTCAGTCGTAATCCATGATAATAGATGAAAACTATATAATACTTGACCATATTGACTTCATTCTTTTCAATTCATAAATGTCTACCACAAGTAGgcaaagggggtggggggggggaagaaagaaaatgtattaatttttatttcCCACGTAATCTCTTAGCACATATGCTTTTTCTTCATTGTAGGGTGCTTGTACATTATTTCTTGGTGCTACTAGAATTGATTGGTCATCTGTCTGTTATGTTTGTTCTGTGTTTGGCAATTATTGTAGGTCATTtcaaagcataaaaaaaaacaaaaacataaaattccCAACTCTGTTTTACAAGGAGACTGGTACAATTGTATGCTCATTCATCTTACCTTCGGACACCTGTGTCACTGGCTGAgatctctttctttgttttagtCTTTTTCTTCTGGCCAGGTGAGCTTACTGTCCCCTCCTCTACCACAGTATCCTCTAATTCATCACAACTTTCATCCTCCCCTGAGAGGAAAAAAGCagaaatcaaaatacaatttacTCCATCCTATCAAAAGAGAGTGACTGTTGCTTTGTTGAGTGACAATTAAACCAGCACAGCATAGATCTATTACAGATCCTTTAGTTTTGATAATCAGAAAAGAACATAACAACACGGCTGTATATTACCGAGTACTGGAATAGACTCTACATCATCAGGACATTCCATCCATATGACATATCACATTATCAGGCCTGAGTGCTACAAATATCTATTTGCATGCTTGCCAGGCCAGGTGCAGCAACTACAAATAATGTTCactatttgttttgaaataataGTATATACATCTTGATTCAAATAAATACTAGGACCCCGTtcacagtgcggggctgggccaagccgcggccgagcccagcctcaattgcgaggctgggccccgcaattttgtccgtttacactgcagGGCTCGGCTGCGCTTTTGATTCTAACCTTTCAATAGTTTGtagtagtggcgctctgcttgtaaacaaacgcaatttgatattgtctggttttcagaccctttgccaaatgaattccgtggcgacgaagtcgccggacgggcaaaggcctttgcccgatgGAAAAAATCAGACCACCTCCAGAGggtggccaaatgcgaggccaattttggcctcgcatttggccttttgcgcgtttacactgaaatgaaggtggcCTCGGCCACGGCcaagcctcgcactgtaaacggggtctaggtcTTGTATTACAAAATCATTACATACTCCTCCTGACTGAATCTGTGTAAAATATGTGTTATGTAAGTAGAGTTTATGTGCTTTATCTTTTATTCTTTGATCCAAAGAACATTGTCTTTAATTACACTGGTTGGATCAAGCTTTCTCATAAACTTTCTTTTGAATCAACTCAACTGACACAATGTCCAATGAGTTTCACAATTTTGGGTCTA from Diadema setosum chromosome 9, eeDiaSeto1, whole genome shotgun sequence includes the following:
- the LOC140232481 gene encoding craniofacial development protein 1-like is translated as MSQTDESDYSSSEEDEDYVPSGEDESCDELEDTVVEEGTVSSPGQKKKTKTKKEISASDTGVRRRKGWNALADVAAEEQNEGGGTDNVEERLAEAKEEEAKKKEEKLKKKADDLWSSFLSDVGQRPKPKPTPSQQQQNGQSIGKAKASTQSTSSAALSDKGLNGSKSSETVKITKVYDFAGEEVRVTKEVDAASKEAKSFLKKQEEKEEEVPQASSGASTSAAASKPAAPSGLKRAGGGLGSVLGQIGKKQKISTLEKSRLDWMNFKKAEGIEEDLKIHNKGKDGYVERQKFLQRADVRQYEIERDIRLSQTKILR